In Kazachstania africana CBS 2517 chromosome 4, complete genome, the following are encoded in one genomic region:
- the KCH1 gene encoding Kch1p (similar to Saccharomyces cerevisiae YJR054W and PRM6 (YML047C); ancestral locus Anc_1.495) translates to MFYNDWRHSINPKTFDDVDLYLFFNFRFTTILSYAFGTWFFIFLKCASFVSDIYTCIKLLAFNTWSNSIIKPYLSFNISRWLFSGCILASIVLLIWEIISGIRVYRTRNIALCYINNFSRNLYSMTSYQKFCVLNKISAKSFFQKTSFFVYFEIRDCIRLIFADTPRQVINGLTLWSVLITTQEDYDLGDLESIQGFANKIKMIAETNKEEAILLIFMFLSFILWAFFITKFICAVICSPFVYFALIKEAKYSSLREYVCMSISDHIDNLIVKQQRKKLGEENQKATLLSYSESSIELSDLEANGSTEYIFAGSYDDSNTSFPTKVRPAGIFPENDSTKDSEIDILAKPVRITSAIIDVNSYNSAPNRPYIRKLQNNNSQYSIEPLEGNINGSSTSLLYGQGDSNKPYRPKPPNLNMGGQSYLGNSQQTHIFTPIKAYFREEDRDNNDYERLIKHKY, encoded by the coding sequence ATGTTCTACAACGACTGGAGGCATTCTATTAACCCAAAGACTTTTGATGATGTTGATCTATACCTGTTCTTTAACTTCAGGTTCACCACCATACTAAGCTATGCATTCGGCACCTGgtttttcatatttttgaaatgtgCATCATTTGTTTCtgatatatatacatgCATCAAATTGTTGGCATTCAATACGTGGTCCAATAGTATCATTAAACCGTACCTTTCCTTCAATATATCAAGATGGCTTTTTAGTGGTTGTATCCTTGCATCGATTGTTTTACTAATTTGGGAAATTATATCCGGTATCAGAGTTTATCGTACAAGAAATATCGCACTGTGCTACATTAACAACTTTTCCAGGAACCTCTATTCTATGACAAGCTATCAAAAATTCTGCGTTcttaataaaatatcagcCAAAAGCTTCTTCCAAAAGACAAGCTTTTTcgtatattttgaaataagAGACTGTATCAGGTTAATTTTTGCCGATACCCCTAGGCAAGTGATCAACGGTCTGACACTATGGTCTGTTTTGATAACAACACAGGAGGACTATGATCTTGGCGATCTTGAATCAATACAGGGTTTTGCCAATAAGATTAAGATGATTGCAGAAACAAATAAGGAAGAGGCTATTTTACTAATATTCATGTTTTTATCCTTCATCCTATGGGCATTTTTTATAACTAAATTTATTTGTGCCGTTATTTGTTCCCCATTCGTGTATTTTGCATTGATCAAAGAAGCCAAATATAGCAGTCTCAGAGAATACGTCTGTATGTCAATAAGTGACCATATCGACAATCTAATTGTAAAACAACAAAGGAAGAAACTAGGCGAGGAAAACCAAAAGGCAACCTTATTATCATATAGTGAATCTTCTATCGAGCTAAGTGACTTAGAAGCAAATGGTAGTACAGAGTACATTTTCGCTGGCTCTTATGACGATTCAAACACCTCATTTCCTACAAAGGTGCGCCCGGCTGGGATTTTTCCTGAAAATGACAGTACGAAAGATTCAGAAATTGACATCTTAGCGAAGCCAGTAAGAATAACATCAGCCATCATAGATGTCAATAGCTACAATTCTGCTCCTAATAGACCTTACATACGGAAGTTACAAAACAATAATTCACAGTATTCCATTGAGCCTTTGGAAGGTAATATAAATGGATCATCAACGTCACTGCTATACGGACAAGGAGACTCGAACAAACCATACAGACCGAAACCCCCAAACTTAAACATGGGAGGACAAAGTTATCTTGGTAACTCACAACAAACGCATATTTTCACACCCATCAAAGCATATTTCAGAGAGGAAGATAGAGATAATAATGATTATGAACGGCTCATAAAGCATAAGTACTAA
- the UTP4 gene encoding small subunit rRNA maturation protein UTP4 (similar to Saccharomyces cerevisiae UTP4 (YDR324C); ancestral locus Anc_5.366): MMADARDENASMLVHRSRFVDYTPSNITSVAFSHRSTTKNVTPSDLRLAIGRSNGNIEIWNPRNDYIQERVLFGGVNRSIEGLVWCNVSGEPLRLFSIGGSTVITEWDLASGLPLKNYDCNAGVIWSIAINESQDKLAVGCDNGTVVIVDISGGKGFMEHDLILVRQEARILSLCWNHDDFVIGGCSDGRVRVWSAKPKDLNRGRLLNTMKVDKSKRESTLVWSVLYLPASNQIVSGDSTGSVKFWDFQFSTLVQSFKTHEADVLCLSTDVTNSMIFSAGVDRKIFQYSHMSSSNKKNSKSWISTSNRLLHGNDVRALCSYQSKGAEFLISAGLEKTFVVSSLSSFADGSYRKIPFVAPFTKNVLVNKEQRLVVMWNENIIKIWKIGTDTNDERNYSLVCKLTLKDEQNISCCAMSPDGQVLVVGRTNTTKLFHLQPTGQKLKVTKLENDLLLKTGSKLIKFVDNSKIILCSIDDEILRMDLEADDDERFDEIELLEAPSTKSSIKVPYLNNVNNLEVSGTYAVYSRYCGTVDLIDLATNKVNSMVRLTNFITSVQINESRSTVLVVTAENKIYELNINKSTNSLQDENVDESLLSAWSKNNTENLPKQLQYSKDKCVGIFIDGQDMNKVWFWGATWIASLDFSKDLPISKRRKPKKRSHDSLTITDDSNFMNYNDEEDDIDMEFTENASILLDKANNNGGTSNKARDIGDSQAFFFTDKYKPILFTDSISENELVIVERPALMVTSQEKSYALPKLVF, translated from the coding sequence ATGATGGCTGATGCAAGGGATGAGAACGCCAGTATGTTGGTTCACAGGTCAAGATTCGTGGATTACACGCCGTCTAATATAACTTCAGTAGCATTCTCACATCGTTCGACGACTAAAAATGTTACACCATCGGATCTAAGACTGGCTATTGGTAGATCAAATGGTAACATTGAAATATGGAACCCAAGAAATGACTATATCCAGGAGAGAGTGCTCTTTGGTGGTGTCAACAGATCAATTGAAGGTCTTGTTTGGTGTAATGTCAGTGGTGAACCGTTGCGTCTATTCTCCATTGGTGGCTCCACTGTGATTACTGAGTGGGATCTTGCTAGTGGGTTacctttgaaaaattacgACTGTAATGCCGGTGTTATCTGGTCGATAGCCATAAACGAATCTCAAGATAAGTTGGCTGTAGGTTGTGATAATGGTACTGTGGTTATAGTGGATATTTCCGGCGGGAAAGGCTTTATGGAGCACGATTTGATTCTTGTTAGACAAGAAGCAAGGATCTTATCTCTATGCTGGAACCATGACGATTTCGTTATAGGTGGTTGCTCAGACGGTAGAGTCAGAGTATGGTCTGCCAAAccaaaagatttgaatagAGGTAGGCTATTAAACACTATGAAAGTCGACAAGTCCAAGAGAGAATCTACTCTCGTTTGGTCTGTTTTATATTTACCTGCATCTAACCAAATTGTATCTGGTGATTCCACAGGTTCCGTCAAATTCTGGGatttccaattttcaaCATTAGTTCAATCATTTAAAACACATGAAGCAGATGTCTTGTGTTTAAGTACCGATGTAACGAACAGTATGATTTTCTCTGCAGGTGTtgatagaaaaattttccaatatagCCACATGTCGAGTAgcaacaagaaaaattccaaatcaTGGATTAGTACATCAAATAGATTACTTCATGGTAATGATGTTAGAGCTTTATGCTCCTATCAATCAAAGGGAGctgaatttttgatttcagcAGGTTTAGAAAAGACATTCGTCGTTAgttcattatcatcttttGCTGACGGAAGTTACAGAAAGATTCCATTTGTTGCACCATTTACCAAGAATGTGTTAGTCAATAAGGAACAAAGGTTAGTAGTTATGTGGAATGAGAATATTATCaagatttggaaaattggAACAGACACTAatgatgaaagaaattacaGCTTAGTTTGTAAATTaacattgaaagatgaacaaaatatttcttgttGTGCCATGTCTCCAGATGGTCAAGTATTAGTGGTTGGTAGAACGAATACTACAAAGCTGTTCCATTTACAGCCTACAGGGCAGAAATTGAAGGTTACCAAgttagaaaatgatttactACTAAAGACAGGTTCTAAACTCATCAAATTCGTtgataattcaaaaattatccTCTGTTCAAtcgatgatgaaattttaagaatGGATCTTGAGGCGGATGATGACGAAAGGTTTGATGAGATTGAACTACTTGAAGCACCATCTACAAAGAGTAGCATAAAAGTTCCATATCTAAATAACGTCAATAATTTGGAAGTATCAGGAACGTATGCTGTTTATTCTCGCTATTGTGGTACAgttgatttgattgatttgGCGACTAATAAAGTCAACTCGATGGTGCGTCTCACAAATTTCATAACTTCAGTACAGATAAATGAGAGTAGATCCACAGTACTTGTAGTGACCgctgaaaataaaatctaCGAACttaatatcaataaaagCACTAATTCATTgcaagatgaaaatgtgGATGAATCACTTTTATCTGCATGGTCCAAAAATAATacagaaaatttaccaaagCAACTTCAATACTCAAAAGATAAATGTGTAGGGATATTTATTGATGGACAAGACATGAATAAGGTATGGTTCTGGGGCGCTACTTGGATTGCCAGCTTGgacttttcaaaagatctTCCGATAAGTAAGAGAAGAAAACCAAAAAAGCGTAGCCACGACAGTCTAACCATTACCGATGACAGTAATTTCATGAACTATAATGACGAGGAGGATGATATAGACATGGAATTCACTGAAAATGCAAGTATTCTACTTGATAAAGCTAATAACAACGGTGGCACTAGCAATAAGGCAAGAGACATAGGAGATAGTCAAGCTTTCTTCTTTACAGACAAATACAAACCAATTCTCTTTACTGACTCTATATCAGAAAACGAGCTAGTAATCGTCGAAAGACCAGCCTTAATGGTTACATCCCAAGAAAAATCCTACGCATTACCAAAACTGGTATTTTAA
- the BFA1 gene encoding Bfa1p (similar to Saccharomyces cerevisiae BFA1 (YJR053W); ancestral locus Anc_1.494): MRDVTETSFEDLETSISREQPVQTSSRLPHQLRNMKSYPTPSTGSSNATVFSDNLRERVWSSNFSDGEIGEEDEYLGDFMDFHNKKDNFDKAIRTHLNNNNTSTARRLHSSPTRRSQEFAQKFDKLLTVSAPKTRAGLSREETGGSLRQPKSMMNLHNRRDINNYMDIANNNDNMAGLKSSKSYGSLRNPSRNNNTVRFKKSLSNLIPSAPVIQEQDEDNSSDDFMNDTVIGPSTNREQFLKKFEEDNLEQEDDADFAFDESVLQPQFLSKIAITRSNSKVSTDMYEIEDAENLLTPQLHRQSRQRVVMGPDTFKDPRVNSRKPSGGFIPPTSKIKTIKQQIDCNTPIKRGNMQYNPRTMKWEGNEKVLSTFDVMEDKPLLIRNKKSDSNELENVKIRSNSNNPRVVGNMVFDEKNLRWVSIHEEQADPFAGVDKILNLPKRKKSSPFLRSQSHSTTNRRTASSSLASRKYNTIGGRGSPTEYNEADPAFFVNSRQLEHFYHEENKWNKKVGAWFILGNQGEEDDLSKNITITNHDHKEFMYEIRKMVLNSTRN; the protein is encoded by the coding sequence ATGAGAGACGTGACCGAGActtcatttgaagatttagaaACCTCTATTTCAAGAGAACAGCCGGTACAAACGTCTTCTCGTTTGCCTCATCAACTAAGAAACATGAAATCTTATCCAACTCCGTCGACTGGTAGCTCCAATGCTACGGTCTTTTCTGATAACCTTAGAGAAAGAGTTTGGTCTAGCAACTTTTCTGATGGTGAAATtggtgaagaagatgagtATTTGGGCGACTTTATGGATTTTCATAATAAAAAGGATAATTTTGACAAAGCTATAAGAACGCACCtaaataataacaacacGAGTACAGCTAGAAGGCTACATTCTTCTCCCACTAGAAGAAGTCAGGAATTTGCTCAGAAATTTGACAAGCTTCTCACTGTAAGTGCTCCAAAGACGAGAGCTGGCCTCTCGAGAGAAGAAACCGGTGGAAGCTTGAGGCAACCAAAATCTATGATGAATTTACATAATCGAAGAGACATTAATAACTATATGGATATCGCTAACAATAATGACAATATGGCAGGGCTGAAGAGTAGTAAATCATATGGTAGTCTACGAAATCCTTCAAGAAATAACAATACGGTtagattcaaaaaatccttatcaaatttgataCCATCCGCACCAGTAATCCAGGAACAAGACGAAGATAATTCGAGTGACGATTTCATGAATGATACCGTAATAGGACCTTCAACAAACAGAGAAcaatttctgaaaaagtTTGAAGAAGACAACCTTGAACAGGAGGATGACGCAGATTTCGCCTTTGATGAATCTGTTTTACAACCTCAATTCTTATCTAAAATTGCCATAACTCGATCAAATTCAAAGGTTTCAACTGATATGTATGAAATTGAGGACGCTGAAAACTTATTAACCCCACAACTACATAGGCAATCCAGACAGAGGGTAGTCATGGGCCCTGACACATTCAAAGATCCTCGAGTAAATAGCAGAAAGCCTTCAGGTGGATTCATACCGCCAACATCCAAAATTAAAACGATCAAGCAACAGATAGACTGTAATACACCGATAAAGAGGGGGAATATGCAGTATAACCCACGAACTATGAAATGGGAGGGAAATGAAAAGGTTTTAAGTACATTTGATGTAATGGAAGATAAACCTTTACTTATCAGGAATAAAAAATCGGATTCAAATGAACTAGAGAATGTGAAGATAAGATCAAACTCCAATAATCCAAGAGTAGTGGGGAACATGGTCTTCGACGAGAAAAATCTAAGATGGGTAAGTATTCATGAAGAGCAAGCCGACCCATTTGCTGGGGTTGATAAAATACTTAATTTACCCAAAAGGAAGAAGTCTTCGCCCTTTTTAAGATCTCAAAGTCACTCAACTACAAATAGAAGAACTGCTTCTTCGAGCCTTGCGTCCAGAAAATACAATACAATTGGTGGCAGAGGAAGCCCTACCGAGTATAATGAGGCAGATCCTGCATTCTTTGTCAATTCCAGACAGCTAGAGCATTTTTATCATGAAGAGAATAAATGGAATAAGAAAGTTGGCGCATGGTTTATTTTAGGTAATCAAGGAGAAGAGGACGATCTGTCTAAAAATATCACAATAACAAACCATGACCATAAAGAATTCATGTATGAAATAAGAAAGATGGTATTAAACTCgacaagaaattga
- the PEP7 gene encoding phosphatidylinositol-3-phosphate binding protein (similar to Saccharomyces cerevisiae PEP7 (YDR323C); ancestral locus Anc_5.364), whose translation MTENEGTIKLDNLLCPICFKNFNNLQKLNAHLDIDHGFIDESVGSRTSSLPESRTDTRLHQKKQIKRDHWVKYVPNSSLCSHCNRLLSKSTRPLNCRKCGNIFCKMHCTNIVKLNIDAKYDPINGKWFHCCHDCYTSKPGYKDFGASADLTDDYISLRNSRREDRSLQKLQLENRLVHLADGLIRVNKKYKGKPYYAFKRRNDISDLERSITPWKEDKHVSRCHICQQPFGLLSRKHHCRLCGSIVCDSISRRCSNQVLLYFLQEVTLDLPYQEHITKKEQMEMPDMSVRLCSRCVNIVYSSRKIEQEKKESLSMLLSKYHSMSTVVKVIEGTLPTFEELLQKTETTKTEKTVPNSNDILSLAKLREKLLRSFTTYTVLTKQLLVIEPTNRTEKSIQDSIKIVSAEFINDKLLPLKNIPAVLSPDKYAKEQSDIPQVKQFSEIMNNLSVKEVKAYREELMVLKEQSFLIESMVENAKALRKFDEVNTLSANLKELSLRSSEIQKLLGENGFE comes from the coding sequence ATGACGGAGAATGAAGGTACTATCAAGCTAGATAATCTCCTATGTCCTATATGTTTTAAGAACTTTAACAACTTACAGAAATTAAATGCACATTTAGATATTGATCATGGTTTCATTGATGAGTCAGTAGGTTCGCGAACTAGTTCTCTCCCTGAATCTCGTACAGATACACGGTTACATCAGAAGAAGCAGATAAAGAGGGATCATTGGGTGAAATATGTCCCGAACAGTTCTCTATGTAGCCATTGTAATAGGCTTTTAAGTAAAAGTACAAGGCCTCTAAATTGCAGAAAATGTGGTAATATATTCTGTAAAATGCACTGCACTAATATTGTCAAACTAAATATTGACGCCAAGTATGATCCTATAAATGGTAAATGGTTTCATTGTTGTCATGACTGCTACACATCAAAGCCAGGGTATAAGGATTTCGGGGCTTCAGCCGACTTAACTGACGATTATATAAGCCTAAGGAACTCAAGAAGGGAGGATAGGAGTCTTCAGAAACTGCAATTAGAAAACAGATTGGTACACTTAGCAGATGGATTGATTAGAGTCAATAAGAAATATAAAGGGAAGCCCTATTATGCGTTCAAGCGACGAAATGATATATCCGATCTTGAGCGATCAATAACACCTTGGAAGGAGGACAAGCATGTATCTCGTTGTCACATTTGTCAGCAACCTTTCGGATTATTATCTAGAAAGCATCATTGCCGTCTATGTGGCTCTATTGTCTGTGATTCTATATCAAGACGATGTTCAAATCAGGTCTTGCTGTATTTTCTGCAGGAGGTCACTTTAGATCTTCCATATCAAGAGCACATAACAAAAAAGGAGCAGATGGAAATGCCTGATATGAGCGTAAGGCTCTGTTCAAGATGCGTAAATATCGTTTACTCCTCAAGAAAGATAGagcaagaaaagaaagaatctCTTTCTATGTTGCTTTCGAAATATCATAGCATGAGTACTGTTGTTAAAGTAATTGAAGGCACTTTGCCGACATTTGAAGAACTTTTACAAAAAACAGAAACGAcaaaaacagaaaaaacAGTACCCAACAgtaatgatattttgagTTTGGCTAAGTTGAGGGAGAAATTGCTGAGATCATTCACTACTTATACGGTTCTAACAAAACAGTTGTTGGTGATTGAACCGACAAATAGGActgaaaaatcaatacAAGATTCGATAAAGATTGTGTCTGCGGAATTTATCAATGACAAACTTTTGCCTCTTAAAAATATACCTGCTGTCCTAAGTCCTGACAAATATGCAAAAGAGCAGTCGGATATTCCTCAAGTGAAGCaattttcagaaataaTGAACAACTTGTCAGTGAAGGAAGTCAAAGCGTATCGTGAAGAATTGATGGTACTCAAGGAGCAGAGCTTTTTGATTGAATCTATGGTTGAAAATGCCAAAGCACTGAGAAAGTTTGACGAGGTAAATACGCTTTCTGCTAATCTCAAAGAGTTATCATTGAGATCATCGGAGatacaaaaattgttggGGGAAAACGGTTTTGAGTAG